Proteins from one Podospora pseudoanserina strain CBS 124.78 chromosome 1, whole genome shotgun sequence genomic window:
- a CDS encoding hypothetical protein (COG:S; EggNog:ENOG503NXMB): MADTTKPVEVPATTAPVAEPVVETKPAEATPAVAEVSETAPAVEATPAAATETEVAAEAPAAEAEEAKKEEVKPVEEGHLEHKGQGANFPKNFLYTKTLFWFGSEPVNVKEIASFKAEKAADVAHHVASWAAETGKGLLFYSEKGDKAAPNGAIQLAEATEPVVDGTNKFHFSSKGHKHTFKAPTAADRDNWVAQLKAKIAEAKELAATVTESETYKKTLESFKPAPVKKEEKAAEPAAEVAPAATTEEAAAAVAEAPVEAAAAETPKEEVKEEEKNEEVKKEEPKRRSASRKRTSIFGSLLGKKEEKKAAEPTAETPAVTAEEPAATEAPAATEAPAAEVAPAVEAAPVAETTTEAAPATTEAAATEAKPEEKAEEKKEEVTEARPAVPTKRSSIFGSLPFGKKKAAPVAEAPVKETPAATEAVAETAPVIPAVETTEPLSAEVSSPANVPTETTEVAAAPAETNGETRPAIKSDKRKSSLPFGLGKKKESASSDEEGEKVKSPSAFSKFRATIKGKGKADKVEEKKEETPAATEAVAEEKAEDKAEEKKEEEAVKPAETAEVAAPVVAAEEEKPKPAEATPVVTATA; this comes from the exons ATGGCCGACACAACAAAGCCCGTTGAGGTCCCTGCGACCACCGCTCCTGTCGCCGAGCCCGTTGTCGAGACGAAGCCCGCTGAGGCCACCCCCGCCGTTGCTGAGGTTTCCGAGACTGCTCCTGCTGTCGAGGCTAcccctgccgccgccaccgagacTGAGGTCGCCGCTGAGGCTCCCgctgccgaggccgaggaagccaagaaggaggaggtcaagccTGTTGAGGAGGGCCACCTCGAGCACAAGGGCCAGGGCGCCAACTTCCCCAA GAACTTCCTCTACACCAAGACCCTGTTCTGGTTTGGCTCTGAGCCCGTCAATGTCAAGGAGATCGCCAGCttcaaggccgagaaggccgCTGATGTCGCCCATCACGTTGCCTCGTGGGCTGCCGAGACCGGCAAGGGTCTCCTTTTCTACAGCGAGAAGGGTGACAAGGCTGCTCCCAACGGCGCTATCCAGCTT GCTGAGGCTACTGAGCCCGTTGTCGATGGCACCAACAAGTTCCACTTCTCTTCCAAGGGCCACAAGCACACCTTCAAGGCCCCCACTGCCGCTGACCGTGACAACTGGGTTGCCCAGCTGAAGGCCAAGAttgccgaggccaaggagcttGCCGCCACTGTCACCGAATCTGAGACCTACAAGAAGACCCTTGAGAGCTTCAAGCCTGCCcccgtcaagaaggaggaaaaggctgCTGAGCCCGCCGCTGAGGTTGCCCCTGCTGCCACCACTGAggaggccgccgccgccgttgccgaggCTCCTGTTgaggccgctgccgccgagacccccaaggaggaggtcaaggaggaggagaagaacgaggaggtcaagaaggaggagcccAAGCGTCGCTCCGCCAGCCGTAAGCGCACTTCCATcttcggcagcctcctcggcaagaaggaggagaagaaggccgccgagCCTACTGCTGAGACTCCCGCTGTCACTGCTGAGGAGCCTGCCGCTACCGAGGCCCCCGCTGCCACCGAGgctcctgctgctgaggttgcTCCCGCTGTCGAGGCTGCCCCCGTTGCtgagaccaccaccgaggctgcccctgccaccaccgaggCTGCGGCCACTGAGGCCAAgcccgaggagaaggctgaggagaagaaggaggaggtcacTGAGGCCCGCCCTGCTGTCCCTACCAAGCGCTCCAGCATCTTTGGTAGCCTCCCCttcggcaagaagaaggctgctcCTGTTGCTGAGGCTCCCGTCAAGGAGACTCCTGCTGCCACCGAGGCCGTTGCCGAGACTGCCCCTGTGATCCCCGCCGTTGAGACCACTGAGCCCCTCTCTGCTGAGGTCTCTTCCCCTGCCAACGTTCCCACTGAGACCActgaggttgctgctgctcctgccgAGACCAACGGCGAGACCAGACCTGCCATTAAGAGCGACAAGCGCAAGAGCTCTCTCCCCTTCGGCctcggcaagaagaaggagtcTGCTTCctctgacgaggagggcgagaaggTCAAGTCCCCTTCTGCCTTCTCCAAGTTCCGCGCCAccatcaagggcaagggcaaggccgacaaggtcgaggagaagaaggaggagacccctgccgccaccgaggctgtcgccgaggagaaggctgaggacaaggccgaggagaagaaggaggaggaggctgtcaagCCTGCCGAGACCGCTGAGGTTGCTGCCCCCGTCgttgctgccgaggaggagaagcccaagcccgCCGAGGCCACGCCTGTCGTCACCGCCACTGCTTAG
- a CDS encoding hypothetical protein (EggNog:ENOG503P7SE), translating to MISVEDTTQVGANDANPLIGFLTQIDLAREIVNLLHPSVRNITALAFTCKQAGQYVDRIMVSASPLTSSTYIQILLMFISLNSATMEEKSRELVYGATFWSSHQPPPSPRVARHISMISEGLFILVMVSIPQSFRHVVLDRLPFLDVNMVGLVISSMPNLESLAISRCDLLDVAKLPALIKIIKEHPRTPRNKGKAKALRTSNAVEGENVGENGGQNSNGNSSADDSSSTEDEDQTSSNDTSLLTEPDTSLISTDTAATSVGDEDQTGIDVTAATTDAEGNAPIHYIRLDFSPFFFRGPNTCERLGSFGVTYNEPTFHTPKAVVALMMQCWDDADTIGMDLMSDSSSFFSFVRRLPGWNCLWSLKARDAMLSFKRETSDIVLPEDFQRTVERTARSEIIAENHGSSRVSQPAFIDQVIARVVKLRKGKHDEIKKEAQNRFYDDLMAATSGDDFRPSDYPLPNSIAFYLGNAENHNAFGYWRRQYLCQGCKKLLPRVLFANELDDCWGCKMVAFVRDMESSDLRRWKQSAIGYYLKGLDIKKGSLTDVIDPARGRHLTAALGAAKIADSIWLKFMNFSPTDLMVYPPEPPNLHRNTAAYSRYRWKHNWPEQAFDYREGGPQHEDPFKHPNSAWEDTELCGGEPPESFNTNFRWSEEASTTLFEEYIRRNGLAKQITDPEAQKRIAAAKEWEKIRRLPGPKDYSKNGMWHLGRDLRRYYQNQGDKSIHALIHGRVEKCIWSFNTPMLRPFDLDHPIPDKRVDYEAWEELKEREIWELVPAGHSRRWL from the exons ATGATCTCGGTTGAAGACACTACGCAAGTGGGCGCCAACGATGCGAACCCACTAATTGGATTCCTCACCCAGATTGATCTCGCCAGAGAGATCGTCAATCTTTTGCATCCGAGTGTGCGCAATATCACGGCATTGGCCTTCACATGCAAACAGGCCGGCCAATACGTCGACCGAATCATGGTTAGTGCCTCACCTCTAACATCTTCAACCTATATTCA AATTTTGCTGATGTTTATCTCCCTAAATTCGGCAACGATGGAGGAGAAATCAAGAGAGCTGGTGTACGGAGCGACATTCTGGTCATcacaccaacctcccccaagcCCCCGAGTCGCACGCCATATCTCGATGATTTCGGAAGGACTCTTCATATTA GTCATGGTTAGCATTCCGCAGAGTTTCCGACACGTTGTCCTTGACCGGCTACCCTTTTTAGACGTCAACATGGTGGGTCTGGTTATCAGTTCCATGCCCAATCTTGAGAGCTTGGCCATCTCGCGTTGCGACCTTCTCGACGTCGCCAAACTCCCTGCATTGATCAAGATCATCAAGGAGCATCCGAGAACGCCCCGCAACAAAGGCAAGGCCAAAGCCTTACGCACCAGTAACGCTGTAGAGGGCGAGAATGTTGGGGAGAACGGCGGCCAGAACAGTAACGGTAACAGCAGTGCGGATGACAGCAGCTCTACGGAGGACGAAGACCAGACGAGCAGCAACGACACATCCCTGTTGACTGAGCCCGACACCAGCTTGATCTCTACGGATACAGCAGCAACCTCGGTGGGTGATGAAGACCAGACGGGCATCGACGTCACAGCAGCGACCACGGATGCTGAGGGTAACGCTCCAATCCACTATATACGATTGGATTTCAGCCCTTTCTTCTTCCGCGGCCCCAACACTTGCGAACGACTTGGATCTTTTGGTGTTACGTACAACGAGCCCACATTCCACACCCCAAAGGCCGTGGTAGCTCTTATGATGCAGTGTTGGGACGACGCGGATACTATCGGGATGGACTTGATGAGCGATagctcttctttcttcagcTTCGTCCGTCGTCTTCCCGGCTGGAACTGCTTATGGTCCTTGAAAGCGCGGGATGCTATGCTGTCGTTTAAGCGGGAGACCAGTGATATCGTGCTCCCAGAAGACTTCCAGCGCACAGTGGAGCGCACAGCTCGCTCCGAGATTATCGCAGAGAATCACGGCAGTTCTAGGGTTTCGCAGCCAGCCTTCATTGATCAAGTCATAGCCCGTGTCGTAAAGCTCCGAAAGGGGAAGCACGACGAAATCAAGAAGGAAGCCCAGAACCGCTTTTACGATGATCTGATGGCAGCTACCAGTGGCGACGACTTCAGGCCGTCGGATTACCCTCTCCCGAACAGTATAGCGTTCTATCTCGGTAACGCTGAAAACCACAACGCCTTCGGGTACTGGCGTCGGCAGTATTTATGTCAAGGCTGCAAAAAACTCCTGCCCCGCGTCCTGTTTGCAAACGAACTCGATGATTGTTGGGGCTGCAAGATGGTCGCCTTCGTCAGGGACATGGAGAGCAGCGACCTTCGCCGCTGGAAGCAAAGCGCTATTGGGTATTACCTCAAGGGTCTGGACATAAAGAAGGGGTCACTGACTGATGTCATTGACCCGGCCCGAGGTCGACACTTGACGGCAGCTCTCGGGGCGGCCAAGATAGCCGATTCTATCTGGCTGAAGTTTATGAACTTCTCCCCGACCGATCTGATGGTGTACCCCCCCGAGCCACCCAACCTACACAGGAACACCGCCGCTTACTCACGTTATCGGTGGAAACATAATTGGCCAGAACAGGCGTTTGATTACCGGGAGGGTGGTCCTCAACATGAGGATCCCTTCAAGCACCCAAACTCCGCCTGGGAAGACACCGAGCTCTGCGGCGGTGAGCCTCCCGAAAGCTTTAACACCAATTTCCGGTGGTCAGAGGAAGCCAGTACGACTCTCTTTGAGGAGTATATCCGTCGAAACGGACTCGCGAAGCAGATCACCGATCCCGAGGCCCAGAAGAGGATCGCCGCTGCAaaggagtgggagaagaTTCGGCGTCTCCCCGGGCCAAAGGATTATTCAAAGAACGGAATGTGGCACCTTGGACGGGACCTCAGGCGCTACTACCAGAACCAGGGTGACAAGTCGATTCATGCCTTGATTCACGGAAGGGTCGAGAAGTGCATTTGGTCCTTCAACACGCCTATGCTGCGTCCCTTTGACCTGGACCACCCGATTCCAGACAAGCGGGTCGACTACGAAGCCTgggaggagctcaaggagcgTGAGATTTGGGAGTTGGTTCCTGCTGGCCACTCTAGGCGGTGGTTGTGA
- a CDS encoding hypothetical protein (EggNog:ENOG503NVR9; COG:J) encodes MAAPDRKQSPPLDRHLERQIFTTVDNVQYFVHPQRLGRVGNASKLRDIIPVTGLTLEQYHDESCISTLERFVVADDVYTTGFGHRIVTIDHQDPTVDAKADADNKFPLHVVHGLILEDSEHPVRPGPYFLYNEGLHQAWRLYPDSLRAFNFGVFPKSLHQAENSPVTALSQDGLHKAIAVPSRLYYSDPSPEKPLAGMRFVVDDFFPVEGVKTTLSSESWTSFYPPSSKTCHLIRHLIGLGAIMVGKTKVSQFGILHSAWVDVSSPKNPRADGYQEALGSSPGAGSALAGYKWIDCAVGIDTLGGFMETAEWYGLFALRLSTSGVLLAETDMPSMRLSAIAFMSRSLKSVQQAAEASISRIETALTHKNSSTPPTNIVYLGHRFSKPNLELSLHLANLVDIPTEEFDMETSWATRSPPKAPSQDPLHTYMEDCAWKAYCHDFGQRYYESMDGYVYKNPSAETRDLLRLYWDDAVESVWREVDNLSNEDRENCYARIRDFAEWFDKSMESLHEPIVLLPTVAGQRPRSRVYAPSSYAPTAHRMTNWDDTLAAILERPQVILPVGRISFSSAISRATEALPLCISMMSRRNTDLELLDFVTNIMEGNKLQVEVEVGKDALPHAKETWQFFKASDSDGDEEVSSEKGGDKSPPPGELDGSESEGSPEDDEQLGIQMSLEEDH; translated from the exons ATGGCCGCCCCGGACAGGAAGCAGTCTCCGCCATTGGACCGACACCTCGAGCGGCAGatcttcaccaccgtcgACAATGTTCAGTACTTTGTTCATCCACAAAGACTGGGACGTGTCGGAAACGCATCGAAGCTACGAGACATCATACCTGTAACTGGCTTGACTCTCGAACAATACCACGACGAGTCATGTATCTCAACTCTCGAGAGATTTGTCGTGGCTGATGATGTCTACACGACCGGATTCGGTCACAGGATTGTCACCATTGACCACCAGGACCCAACAGTTGACGCCAAAGCTGACGCGGACAACAAGTTCCCACTACATGTGGTGCACGGCTTGATCCTTGAGGACTCGGAACATCCGGTGAGACCGGGGCCCTACTTCTTATACAACGAAGGGCTCCATCAAGCCTGGAGGCTCTATCCTGATAGCCTCCGTGCCTTCAACTTTGGTGTCTTTCCAAAAAGTCTTCACCAAGCTGAGAATAG TCCTGTCACTGCTTTGTCTCAAGATGGACTTCACAAAGCCATAGCCGTGCCCAGCCGACTATACTACTCCGATCCTTCGCCCGAGAAGCCCCTGGCCGGTATGCGATTTGTTGTCGACGATTTTTTTCCAGTGGAGGGAGTAAAGACTACGTTATCAAGTGAATCATGGACGTCCTTCtatcccccctcttcaaaaACGTGCCACCTCATCAGACACTTGATCGGGTTGGGAGCCATAATGGTCGGCAAAACCAAAGTATCGCAGTTTGGCATTTTACACTCGGCCTGGGTCGACGTTTCTAGCCCAAAGAATCCCCGTGCAGACGGCTATCAAGAGGCATTGGGAAGCTCGCCCGGTGCTGGCTCGGCGCTGGCTGGCTACAAGTGGATTGATTGCGCGGTTGGAATCGACACCCTTGGTGGCTTCATGGAAACAGCTGAATGGTATGGGCTTTTCGCCCTTCGTCTTAGCACTTCCGGTGTACTTCTCGCTGAAACGGATATGCCCTCCATGCGACTGAGCGCCATTGCCTTCATGTCACGATCTCTGAAATCGGTCCAAcaagctgcagaagcatcCATCAGTAGAATCGAAACCGCGTTAACACACAAGAACTCCTCCACACCGCCAACAAACATCGTTTACCTGGGCCACAGGTTTTCGAAACCAAATCTTGAACTATCTCTCCACTTAGCGAATCTTGTCGACATACCAACAGAGGAATTTGACATGGAAACAAGTTGGGCGACGcgatcaccaccaaaggccCCGTCTCAGGATCCGCTTCATACCTACATGGAAGACTGCGCATGGAAGGCCTACTGTCATGATTTTGGCCAGAGATACTACGAGTCTATGGATGGCTATGTTTATAAGAATCCATCCGCCGAGACGAGAGATCTACTTAGGCTTTATTGGGATGATGCAGTTGAATCCGTCTG GCGGGAAGTGGATAATCTTTCGAACGAGGACCGGGAAAATTGCTATGCTCGGATAAGAGACTTTGCAGAGTGGTTTGATAAATCGATGGAGTCTCTTCATGAGCCGATTGTACTGCTGCCAACGGTGGCAGGCCAACGTCCAAGGTCACGGGTCTATGCTCCCAGCAGCTACGCTCCGACAGCTCACCGTATGACAAATTGGGACGACACCCTGGCTGCCATTCTGGAACGCCCTCAGGTGATTCTGCCAGTGGGGAGAATATCCTTCTCTTCCGCTATCAGTCGCGCTACAGAAGCGCTACCCCTTTGCATTTCAATGATGAGTCGAAGAAACACGGATTTGGAACTTCTTGACTTTGTGACCAACATCATGGAGGGAAATAAGTTgcaggttgaggtggaggttggaaAGGATGCTCTACCTCATGCAAAGGAGACCTGGCAATTTTTTAAGGCGTCTGATTcggatggagatgaggaggtaTCGAGTGAGAAAGGTGGTGACAAAAGTCCGCCGCCTGGAGAATTGGATGGATCTGAGAGCGAGGGTTCGcccgaagatgatgagcagTTAGGGATACAAATGTCGCTTGAAGAAGACCATTAA
- a CDS encoding hypothetical protein (COG:G; EggNog:ENOG503NTZ8; CAZy:GH37) — MVPPVHRGLVAGAALTIWATAVVATPQALWVNGSVVAPCDSPLYCQGDVLKAIQLAHPFSDSKTFVDMPTTKPLDEVLEAFKQLSLPLSNNTELQNFFRENFAPAGGELEEVPKEELETDPVFLERVADPVVREFVSKVIDIWPDLTRRYAGGSNNCTGCANSFIPINRTFVVAGGRFREPYYWDSYWILEGLLRTGGSFVDISKNIILNFLDLVDTVGFVPNGARAYYLNRSQPPVLSLMVKVYIEHTNDTSILERAVPLLIKEHEFWATNRTVEVEKNGKKYTLNRYFVNNNQPRPESYREDYITANNESYYAETGIIYPVKTPLNETEKEKVYANLASGAESGWDYSSRWLRTPLDAAEDKYFPLRSLNVLETIPVELNSILYQNEEIISCFLKQQGNVTEAEKWAAKAKTRSQAMYDVMWNSTLWSYFDYNLTSASQNTFIPVDEDVRARETGPAPPGQQVSFQIGQLFPFWTGAAPNHLKNNPLAVQRAYARVAAMLEEKAGGIPSTNYFTGQQWDEPNVWPPLMHVLMEGLLKTPPTFGEDDSSYQAVQDLSLKLAQRYIDSTFCTWYATGGSTFETPKLQGLAPEAKGTMFEKYSDNATNVAGGGGEYEVVEGFGWTNGVAIWAADTFGDKLKRPDCGDIEAANVHARRGGGLLPPGFTKPDKRADKKEDQLEKRGRFAVELDSWDAQWVKKFGGNRGRRK, encoded by the exons ATGGTACCGCCGGTGCATCGCGGCCTCGTGGCAGGCGCTGCACTCACGATCTGGGCAACCGCAGTCGTCGCCACCCCTCAGGCTCTTTGGGTAAACGGCTCGGTGGTCGCGCCTTGTGACTCGCCCTTGTACTGCCAGGGTGATGTTCTCAAGGCCATCCAGCTTGCCCATCCCTTTTCCGACTCCAAGACATTCGTCGACAT GCCCACTACCAAGCCTTTGGATGAAGTTCTGGAGGCCTTCAAGCAACTCTCTCTGCCCCTCAGTAACAATACTGAGCTGCAGAACTTCTTCCGCGAGAACTTTGCCCCCGCGGGTGGTGAGTTGGAAGAGGTTCCAAAGGAAGAACTCGAGACCGACCCTGTCTTCTTGGAGAGAGTTGCGGACCCAGTCGTCAGGGAGTTCGTGAGCAAGGTTATTGACATTTGGCCCGACCTCACAAGACGATATGCGGGTGGTTCCAACAACTGCACAGGATGCGCCAATTCtttcatccccatcaaccgcACCTTTGTGGTTGCCGGTGGCCGGTTCCGTGAGCCGTACTACTGGGATTCCTACTGGATTCTGGAAGGTCTCCTGCGCACCGGTGGTTCCTTTGTGGACATCTCCAAgaacatcatcctcaatTTCCTCGACCTGGTGGACACTGTCGGCTTCGTTCCCAACGGTGCCAGGGCTTACTATCTGAACCGCAGTCAGCCACCTGTGCTCTCATTGATGGTCAAGGTGTACATCGAGCACACCAATGATACAAGCATTCTGGAGCGTGCAGTGCCACTTTTGATCAAGGAGCACGAGTTCTGGGCCACTAACCGGAcagttgaggttgagaagaatgGCAAGAAGTACACTCTCAACAG ATACTTCGTCAATAACAACCAGCCCCGTCCCGAGTCCTACCGTGAGGACTACATTACAGCCAACAACGAGAGCTACTATGCCGAGACAGGTATAATATATCCTGTTAAAACGCCCCTCAACGAGaccgagaaagaaaaggtctACGCCAACCTTGCAAGCGGTGCGGAATCTGGCTGGGACTACAGCTCTCGTTGGCTTCGCACGCCTCTCGACGCAGCCGAGGACAAGTACTTCCCTCTCCGTTCTCTCAACGTGCTTGAGACTATTCCCGTCGAGTTGAACTCGATTCTCTACCAGAACGAGGAGATCATCTCTTGCTTCCTCAAGCAGCAGGGCAACGTGACCGAAGCTGAGAAGTGGGCTGCCAAGGCGAAGACTAGAAGCCAGGCCATGTACGACGTCATGTGGAACTCAACCCTGTGGTCGTACTTTGACTACAATCTCACATCTGCCTCGCAAAACACCTTCATTCCCGTCGATGAGGATGTCAGAGCTAGGGAGACTGGCCCGGCACCTCCTGGACAGCAGGTTTCGTTCCAGATTGGCCAACTGTTCCCGTTCTGGACAGGCGCGgcccccaaccacctcaagAACAACCCCTTGGCTGTTCAAAGGGCCTATGCGAGAGTTGCGGCGAtgctcgaggagaaggccggcGGGATCCCTTCCACAAACTATTTTACTGGACAGCAGTGGGACGAACCTAATGTCTGGCCTCCCTTGATGCACGTCTTGATGGAGGGCCTCCTCAAGACACCACCTAcctttggcgaggatgattcCTCATACCAGGCCGTTCAGGACCTGAGCTTGAAGCTCGCGCAACGCTACATCGACTCCACTTTCTGCACCTGGTATGCCACCGGTGGCTCAACCTTCGAGACGCCCAAGCTTCAAGGCCTAGCCCCAGAGGCGAAGGGAACCATGTTTGAGAAGTACAGCGACAACGCCACGAATGtggctggtgggggaggcgaaTATGAGGTTGTCGAAGGGTTCGGCTGGACCAACGGCGTAGCTATCTGGGCAGCTGATACTTTTGGCGACAAGCTCAAGAGGCCAGACTGCGGTGATATCGAGGCAGCTAACGTCCATGCTAGGAGAGGCGGCGGTCTTCTGCCTCCAGGATTCACCAAGCCTGACAAGAGAGccgacaagaaggaggatcAGCTCGAGAAGAGAGGCAGGTTCGCCGTCGAACTTGACTCGTGGGATGCCCAGTGGGTGAAGAAGTTTGGAGGCAACAGGGGCCGGAGAAAGTAG
- a CDS encoding hypothetical protein (COG:S; EggNog:ENOG503P61T), which translates to MAPGSRSSSRLSQPLPMIIEDVVHSTTPPPGVPPKSPRRPPVSRSNSQGSSVHGSHRSRTPPPFGTVSGGVDRSASGTAKMEVAQREVGPVARKGWYRKMFGVLLVVGVIVGLSVGLTIGLRKRNQTSQSDSPSPTNLFPSGSYTFTTALLTNTSTACLTFPSLATAWQCYTSPEQQPQPRLLSTAIFHWTITPSPRSGYTISFTPSHTTGPQFQNLTLTHLDINQYNERFVFSLIYPKPVTLSIPTNGTEGRGEERIQCWFNTTVLSAAIYTRQRASWPEDLGGVILTEITGRAGKEGEERVWPFLVEVGEVQRGGEDGEGGVVPDCYRDGRGVDLRGLFGGNDNGTAGGIDGAEGDWMGYGEMGRWWRG; encoded by the exons ATGGCGCCCGGGAGTCGGTCCTCGTCGCGGCTATCGCAGCCGTTGCCGATGATTATCGAGGATGTGGTGCACTCTACCACGCCGCCTCCGGGGGTGCCGCCCAAGTCGCCGCGACGACCACCGGTTTCGAGGTCGAATTCGCAGGGGAGCAGTGTGCACGGTAGTCATCGGTCGAGGACGCCGCCGCCTTTTGGGACAGTTTCGGGAGGGGTGGATAGGTCGGCGTCGGGGACGGCAAAGATGGAGGTTGCGCagcgggaggtg GGGCcggtggcgaggaaggggtggtATAGGAAGATGTTTGGGGTTTTGCTGGTCGTAGGGGTGATAGTCGGGTTATCGGTTGGTTTGACCATCGGGTTGCGAAAACG AAACCAAACCTCCCAATCcgactccccctccccaacgaACCTCTTCCCCTCGGGGTCTTACACCTTCACTACTGCTCTTCTAACTAATACCTCCACCGCTTGCCTCACCTTTCCGTCTCTGGCCACCGCCTGGCAGTGCTACACCTCCccagaacaacaaccgcaACCACGGTTATTATCAACAGCGATATTCCACTGGACgataaccccctccccgagaTCAGGCTATaccatctccttcaccccATCCCACACCACCGGTCCGCAATTCCAAAACCTGACACTGACACACCTCGATATTAACCAATACAACGAACGTTTTGTCTTTTCGCTTATCTACCCCAAGCCAGTCACTTTGTCGATTCCTACCAATGGAAcagaagggagaggagaggagaggataCAATGCTGGTTTAACACTACTGTTTTGTCAGCGGCGATATACACCCGGCAGAGGGCGTCTTGGccggaggatttggggggggttatTCTGACGGAGATTacggggagggcggggaaggaaggggaggagagggtttgGCCTtttttggtggaggttggggaagtgcaacgaggtggtgaggatggggaagggggtgtggtgCCGGATTGTTAtagggatgggaggggggttgatttGAGGGGGTTATTTGGGGGGAATGATAATGGGACTGCTGGGGGGATTgatggggcggaggggga TTGGATGGGTTACGGGGAaatgggacggtggtggagaggttga